tattgaataaaatgaactttacgatcattaatctaaatccaataaactaagaacactctggctatagtatgattacttgaactatgtgtagagacataagagtggatcaagttcaagtatatagtcaaaatgatctatagtataaggataaggctgagtaccttattctggggacactatggatgcggcccacttttgtatatgatataaacaatgcgatcactaaattgtgcatgtggagacatgtgagtgggggcgtcctatgcaatgagtattgcataagatcggaccatgaagaaaaccactctcactttataaagtcgtttactgttgagactgattttcttttcattcgataacctaggtaactcggttttaatcctgagctaaccatgaactcctgtttattcggaattatccttagatttgcatgggtgagagtggctctagttcgccgactcaacaggcctcccatttcaggggtaagactgggtgaatggctggggacgtggggtgcaagacggaattcactcctacccacttttagggatagaagaaaggtagttcccttaagcactgactccaggtcttgaacaaggggccccaccctctcattggcctgagagggattcggtttactggttggaccacaaaccaattgtttattagaggatcagtgagacataaggaacaagaagtaacttcaggggtaaaacggtaaattgacccagctctagttacgaacaacctgtgaaggatcgacttactaatcatggttatatcagatggacagaaatatatctatagtgaggggagtgcaactactaggctatagtggagtgtcctagtagttaacgaatgttggttaaccaggttaatgagtttaatcggttaatcttggatcgttggagcccatgatctataggtccattaggtccctctgctagctcatatcggactaaaccatagaacagtgtgacgagtgagttcgaagtgttcgaattcaaattagggaatatgcgctacatatatacgatatatttaaccgcatttttgttttatttacgaattaaacaaaaagagagaatctgagatatttaaataagatttaaatatcttaatgaattatttgtcggaattgattgagattgacatttgaattaatattaaatattaattaaatagtttaattaaccatttaattttactttaatttgaaattcattattcaaattaattgttgaattaaaatgaagaaagtcaaaatgttgacttcatttaatggaaaaatcgatgttagtggaattttgaggtgtcaaaatttggttaactcaaacatgcatgcttgccacataatcccaaacatttgagttgaattttaagtgtcaaaatttagtgatctcaaatttgcatgaacatgcaaacatgactctttaaatagagtgatcatggtacatggacggtcttcttcttcttggtgaaaaaccttgagaaaaacctctcacaaacactctcttcacatatacaaaatccctcctaagtttagtcactcaccggattccacaatcccgttctaaggccagaggatagtggagaagacactagtggtggttcgaaaccggttcgtgaggaaaaagaagtttgaactacaaaaggttagtattcaaactcaataagttttaatacttaatgaacatgctagttatttactataattgatgtctaaaagtgcctaagatccaaattgcttacgtatgtgttatattaacaccatcatgCACGTGCCATAGTCTTGAGCTGTGATGTTCTCGTCAGTCGTACAGGtttgccttgcctttacttgaaatagaagtagcacgtgattttaaaattttaaaaaatacttagtaagtgaccccactgttggggaTAGATGCAAACATATACAATCATGAGTAgaacctatcatatcagtctatatTTCTCAGGCAGCTATCCTAAACGGGctaattggatgtgtatttattattctaCACATCGTCCACACATCCAAAATGATCCGTAAGAgcaatataattaaaattttgtaaagtttagaaatatttttttaaaacaaaataattagtaTAGCATAACCTTGTGGCTAATGAGAGAGTGCCATCTGGAAGCTGATAGAATATGCCGTTGCCGACATAAACTTCCAACGGTCACAATTCATATCGTGTCCCATCACAACCAAATCCTCATATCAGTTCTATTTAAAATCCACTTTAATTATTGACACGTGTCAACTNattaattaacaaattaagTAGGCAAAGACTTTATCCATCCACTCGTTCATCACTAGAGTCACAAGTTCTCTAAGGTCGCTTTTTCTAAATGTGAAATGAAAAATCGAGGAAtcgaaactaaaaaaaaaaaaaaaggtNTCTATAAATGTTTCGGTATTAAAACGTGGGACCCACTCTGAATATGGTAGTTTCTattctaatttctaatttgTAACATTCCGTataaaaaagaggaaaataaaatcctGATGGTTAGTTCTCTAATTGTGTAAGTCCGAGAGGAGATGACTTGATGAAAACTCTATCCAATTAGATCTTAGAACGTGTATGAATATGCAAACTCGTAGAGTACAAAAtgctaaaatttataaatttctgTTGTAGTTCCTATAGATAGGTTGCCAGTTAAACTTACACAGAGATGTTCAGAATGAGACACCATactgttcaatgatatgtaaTAAAGTCGCGCCTTTAACCCAGGATACCAATGTTTATTGTCAAGGCAAAGTAAGCGTACTAAGTATgagaatataaaagaaaattcccCCGAGAGTTAAGTTACATCGTCCACGGGGCCAAAAATTGGTGAACAATGTCTAGACCTAGAGTGTGTTTTttacaagtaaaaaaaatcacgTGAAACTTCTAATTTATCTATTTGTGTAAATAAGaattgttcgacatttgaggattctattgacatgttTTAGGGcataactctaataccatgttagttgaacacgactcttcataatgacatgatattgtccactttgagcataagctctcatggcttccCCGAAAGGTCTCATAcaaatggagagagtattcctcgATTATAAACccctgatcattccctaaattagccgatgtcagactttcatccaacacataTAACACAAGAATCCGACTAACTCGAACTAAGATTTCTTTCagtttggattgagttgaaatttttaaaaatcgaaAGTTTGGGTCCGTTTgcaaattaacattttttgtcaggtcaaataaaaaaataagtttacaATCTAACCCATTCCTGCcaagttttgaaattattataaaaaattaagaacattGTGACTcgtgaatatttaatattttagttttatgaaattttagacaTGGTAACCTGACGATCCGATCGGTTCACGTCactaatccaaccaacctgaaattttggattgatctaaaagattttttcaatCTGAGATATTATAATCATTAGACTAGCGTCGtccaaattttatgttttttcattGGAAGAtaactatattattattattattattattattattattatttttgctttattcaataatttcttcgTGTATAGGGCGCGTTCCCTTGTATTTTGGGATGATGTTGTACAGGAGTCAAATTCATTACCAAGGATAAAGACGATATGTCGAACTTTGTAGGTTCCATACCCTTTACGTCATGTCGACATTGCATGGATTGGGATTCAGTTTTAGTGGTCCCAAGGCTTATCAGAAATCTACGTGGACCTCCAAATTAATCCCAACCGTCCATTACTTAAATCCTTTCTTGATTTAAATGCCACCTAACCTAACAGCTTTTATTCACTCCCatttatctcaaaaataatttccaaatatcaataatactgttcatgatattaatttccttttccaattAGATAAATATACTGTCGgtacatatttatatatatatatatatatatatatatgtgggTGTTCAAAATATTCGATGACTCCAAAACCCCGTTCAACCCGACCCGTAATATATTTGCCTTGAATtcgattcaaataaatgagaaatttaattttaatttattattaatttagaaatatatatattcgttCTTGCGCACCTACGActaagcgacgtatgctcgagcctctggtcctaattcaagaaaaaagttttaaaaaacaggtgctgagagatttcgaaagagcgttttgaaaacaagattttagaaattgaaattggtgttatatgggaatgGAAGCAAAAAGACACCAACAACTGCTTACTGCATAAGACAAGggaatatatatagatatagatatagatatttattttattttttaattaaattttttttattatttattctctaactaccttaaaattaatttttaattatttaaaaaatattaaaattaagtgacaaattttaattaaatatataatgaaattaaataaatcactTAAATAACTTAACTCGGTGTGTGTATCCACCTCCCAATTCCCCTATAAATACTTAGGCCATTCCTTGCTCAAACCATAGCAAGACATCAAATTTAGCAATACAATACAATCAACTAGAAACCACCATGTCGGAGGAGAACCACCAgcgccaccaccaccaccacggCCTTTTCCACCGCCacaaggaggaggaagaaaatatCCCCTCCGAAACCACCCCATATTCCGAATCTGGATTCTCCAAAAATTCCACCTACTCTTCTGACCTCTCCGAAAATAAAACCGCCAGTTATGGCGGTGGCTACGGTGAATCAGAAAATAAGGCCGACGAATATGACGGTGGAGATTACAGTGAGTTAGaagataatataatatataataataattagttatgaaatatgTCTTAGATATttcgttaatattttttcatttgattggTAGTATAAATTGAACTCTAATTTGAtcaaattctatttctcattcttaacggAAGATAAGGCAGGCGAATACGGTGGTGGCTTTGGTAAGTCCGGAAATAAGGTCGCCGTAGAGTACGGTGGTGGCTATGATGAGTCAGAAAATAAGGCCACCGAGTACGGTGGTGTGTATGGCGAGTCGGAAGAGAAGGTAGGCGAATACGGTGGAGGCTTCGGTAAGTCTGGAAATAAAGTTGCCGCCGCGTATGGCGGCTATAGTGAGTCGGGAAATAAGGCTACTGAGTATGAGGGTGGGTACGGTGAGTCGGAAGATAAGGGAGACGAATACGGTGGTGGCTATGGTAAGCCTGGAAAAAAGGCCGCCACCGAGTA
This window of the Cucurbita pepo subsp. pepo cultivar mu-cu-16 unplaced genomic scaffold, ASM280686v2 Cp4.1_scaffold000211, whole genome shotgun sequence genome carries:
- the LOC111784480 gene encoding glycine-rich cell wall structural protein 1.8-like, whose translation is MSEENHQRHHHHHGLFHRHKEEEENIPSETTPYSESGFSKNSTYSSDLSENKTASYGGGYGESENKADEYDGGDYNKAGEYGGGFGKSGNKVAVEYGGGYDESENKATEYGGVYGESEEKVGEYGGGFGKSGNKVAAAYGGYSESGNKATEYEGGYGESEDKGDEYGGGYGKPGKKAATEYGGGYGESENKDTEYGGGYGEIEGKSGHKSGEYGGGYGGLEDQGGVYGGGDRTDNKKEAEHHKHLEHLGEIGAAAAGAFALHEKHEAKEDSEHGHRHKVEEEVAAAAAVGAGGYAFHEHHEKEEARNQYE